In the Sebastes fasciatus isolate fSebFas1 chromosome 12, fSebFas1.pri, whole genome shotgun sequence genome, TTCAATTTCAATACTCAATACTTTTGCCTGTTTTTAATATAGAATATGTCAGACCTGAATCTTTTAATGAACTGTATATTAAACCAATATATAGATGGATCAACTCAACAGTATACTTTAATATGCTCATGTTTAATGAAATCAGTACTTTCTCCTCAACTATTGGCCTTTACAATAGAACAAGCTGCCTTTGTCATTGTACTTATAGGCCACTAGTAAGTCATTTCCTACTAAATAATTTGATTTGTGACTATCtcaaattacattttctttttaacataTCTCTTTTAATGACTACATATCTCCTCAGATAAATGTTAGAGGAACGAACATttgtttaatttcatttaaagaAACAGCTTGTCATTGTCATGAAGATGTGTCATTACAGATAGTTCACTATATGAATGATGTGAAGTATGGGGCAAGTACTTTCCAACATGAAAGCTACAATGTGCAGTAAGAACCCATGGTACTATGGTGCATGATGACTTTTATCTGAAATGAGTACAAGTTGTGTTGTGCTGTTGATTTTTTGGAAAATCCCAATATAACATCATTGTTTGGTACGCTTAGATAAGAGAAGAAATGTAAAACTTTAATAATCTCTGCTGGTAAACTAAACCATTACAACAACAAATCataaacatgaacatgaacaaaGAAGCATTAAGCATATCTATGAACATTTGTGTAAATAACATCCGAAATGAACAGAAAACTAACAATGCTAGTGCTAAAAATGCTAATTTGCAATATACTGTGTGAGGCATAAAACaatatggagaaaatatgacaaattATAGATGTGTATGATGCGTTCAACTTTGTTCCACATCAACAGATTTAAATCCACAATAAAAGAGGATGTTTTGAATTTGCCAAAGGTGCTACATAACTCTGTGCTGGTTTAACTTTGTGGCTTTGATTCACCATCAAACATTTGAATGACAAACTTTTTCCAAaaggaaagtgaaaaaaacaaaaaacagttccATGTTGTGAATGAGTttcgtttttaaaaaaaaatagctgccTTCCCATACAACAtgaatgtttttctttaacTTGCAGGCTCGTCAACTAATGTGTGAACATTTTCAACACATCAGGCACAGATAAACAAACTTTGTGGTTATAGGCCGTTACAAACAAGAGCCTCATGGTTTCAGTCAGTGTTCAGCAGGAAAATGGGGTCATTGACAAAGTACCTGAGATCATAAAGAAGATGATGATGCTCATCAGATCAAACTGATGACATCTTATGGTCAAAACTAAATATTCCACTGCAAattcaaaatgcaaataaaatccAACAGGTCTAAAGATGATAATATGTACATGTACAGGCAGCTTTTTAAGATCAGACAGTGCTGATGACTAACACTGTTATTTGATGGAAAATGGAACAAAATAAGTCATGCAACATCAACACAGCAATACAGTGGCAAGGCTACCCAAATCAAAACATGTCATATGTTATATGAGGTCCATACCATATAACATAATCTGCCCTCCACCTCCTACATGACGAAACTGGAGGTGGCATCAGAGGACCTGGACATAACTGAGCTCTTCCTGTGTGAGCTATGGGACCAAGCTCTGGTGAAGGGAAGGTGCATCCATTTCCTCAGCAGCTGCAAGACTCGTTTCATGAACTTTTGCCCCACAAAGGCGTATATGATGGGGTTCAGGCAGCAGTGAGTGTAAGCAAAGGTCTCGGTCACTGTTACTGACAGCTTTACATTTGCTTCCACGTCACAATTGCTCTGTAACATCCCTTTAGATTTCAGAAACAGCAAGAAAAGGGAAATGTTAAATGGGGCCCAGAATAAGAAAAAGGCAACCACTATGGAGATGATCAGCTTGACGACGCGGTGCTTCTTTGCACTCCTCATGTTCAACAGTATGGGGATGATCCTGGAGTAGCAAACTATCATCACCAACAAGGGGATCACGAGACCCAGTACATGTATTGTGAAGGTGTCGTACAGCTTCCAGGCTTCGTTTTCCGGGTCGTAAGTACAATCCAGCCCGTGAGACTTGTTTGTCACCTTTGTGAAAACAACATTcggcagagagacacacaagctCAGCATCCAGACGAACACGGACAGAGCGACGCCTGCCCTCAGAGTGCGATGTCGTGCCACCTTGTGGGTGTGCACGATGACCACGTAGCGGTCCAGCGTCATGACAACCATAAAGAAGATGCTGCTGAAGAACCCAATGCTATGGGAGCCAGAGGTGAAACGGCACATGAAGTCTCCAAAAGTCCACTGGCCGACCACGGCGTAGTGAGAGTAGAAAGGCAGCgtgaggacgaagaggaggtcGGAGAGAGCCAGGTTAAAGAGGCAGATGTCTGTCAAGTTGGTCTGGTTGCGGTGCTTCACCAGGACACACACCACAAGGCCATTGCCTTGAGAGTAGGGCGGAAAGAAACCTGTTAAATATGTCAGATTGCTATGCATCATATGTAAAGTAATGGTTTCGCttactgactctctctctctctctttgtcacacacacacaaacacgtacgTACCTATGAAGCCGAGGATGAAAACCAAACTATAGAGAGTGGGCAGAAACACCTGggcaaatttcttcaaatcaGTGTTGCTGCAAGGAGCGAAGCCTAGACCTTCTTCCCCATAATACTCTCCATAATCATTGGTGGTGGTGGCATCATATCCAACTGCAGaaagatatatacatatatatatattacattttatttcaagaTTTACAACATCTAACCTTATTTTAGATTTGATCCCTGCACATGTGGCCTACATTAAATGGGCCAGCAGGTTGCATGGAAACACATGCTGTCAGTGGATGTGAATGGGATTTAGTTTTTGGTGCTCAGAGCATTGAAAAATGGCATTAATGGGTTGGGTAGCTGTTactcagtgggtagagcgggtcgccctttaaccacaaggttgtgGGTTATATCCCCAGCGTCTcctgtcgaagtgtccttgatcgagacactgaaccccaatttgctccctgggcgctttacagcagcacACTGCTCTTCactgcttaggatgggttaaatgcagaggtcaaatttcgtGTACTTGTATGTGGTACTTGTAATGAAATTGATGTTAACAATTTTTAGTTTAAATACAACTTCAAATCAATAAGTACAACATGAAACAACAACCTAGTTGACCCTGCCAAACTGACCCTGCTGACCTGCTCTGGAGGTCCCTGACGGTGCCCCTGTTGTGCCTCGCCATCGGTGGACGGGGCTGTGCCGCCCCTGACTCTATCGTTGttataactgttattattagtctaattattattagaatGAATTATGTTCCTTgctcatttatttagttatttcctTCCCTATGCTTCCCCTTAGTTAGCCTTAGTTAACTACTtactaatttgtttttatttttttatttatttgtgtatatgctgtgtgtgtatgtatatgtatatgtatatgtgcatttatatgtatgtatttatataatattttttttattttttatttttttatttttattaacctctcctctctccatgtaTCCACCCTATAGACCCCACCCCAAGGCACATGCTcgtatgcacacaaacacagaaatgtgCTAACTGGCCTGTCTTCACTGTTCTTATCATCCTCTTGTTGTTGTGTTAACGTATTGTCTTTTgtcttgcattaaaaaaaaggctaGCCTTTAACAAGCCTTTAACAAGGCTACATCATCTCGGCCGTTTTCATAGGGACAATTTTTTGGGCAGAAATAGTTCTGTTGAAAGCTGTTCACCGTGAAATGTGTGGTTATTCATCAAACGGGGCTTCtgcaaatgtcttttttttcaaattctgTTGAGCACCACGAACAAAATTCCATTTAACTCCACTGAGTTGGTGTATGGACACAAATATCAGAGACGGACAtcacaaaataaaaccaaattgATCAAATAAAATTAACCAAATCTAtctgcaaacaaaaccaaaagtaTCTGCACGGATTGTCACACAGTGAGTAAGTATGATCATTTCTAATTTGGGTGAATAAACTCACAGTCAATTGATAATGCAGGTTATTATTCCCCCTGCTGGTCTTCACAGGTAACTTACTCCCTTACATTtgtcacacatgcacattaaTCTACAAGGGGTAGACAAAATAATCTAAACATTGTATGAAAAAGAACTTGAATGTATATCACCAGTGCAAACACTGGGGTCAAGTTGCTCAAATGAGGTTGCATGCCTGTATACTGTCCATCATCATAGATGTGTTCCACATATACACTTATTTTGGATATATCATTTTGAGTAATGCAGATTTGAATTCCTTTGAACTGTTTTGCTCTGTTTTGTAGTTGATACATGTTTGAAAGCTATGTGTTCGATGAATACAAATACCTACCCTATAGttcttcattcattcacaatTTTAACATGATGAAATAAAGTAATCCCAGGACTTCCAAATGAAAACCCCCAAAAAGTATTAATTGCATTGCATTACAGTGTTTGCATTTAAGTGGAAAATGGACATAAAACTGACAGCAATGTATTAAGCCTCGGGCATTACAAATGatcacacacaaatatttcatCAAGAAGTCAATAATACATTCACATCtacacacatatacatcacGCAAAACATGTACAGCTGTCAAAATGCATTCACCTGACATGGTGATATCTCAGTGTCTCAGATGCCTTTTCCTGTCAGGTAGTGGCTGGACTTCAGGCTCCTTATTTCTCTGTCCAGATCTTTATGGACACAATGTCCTCAATGAGTACCTGTATGTATGAACTAACTGTCCTTCAGTCTGCATTTCACTATTAAAGAGTTCCAGAGAAACAGAAATGCAGCTGTCATTTCCTGTACGTCCCTAAGTGTGACTTCAAGATCTTTATCAGGGGCTCACAAAatgcatgctaaatatctagcAGAGAGCCAAAAATAACCCAACAGACACCCACATCACACCAAAACACATACTCATTTGGACACAAGCATGTCAGACTTTAACACCTACATACAATTATTTCATCTTAAGGGCTCAACCtatattttttatcatataGATTCATATAAAAAGTGAAGAGTTTGAGTATTTGATGAAACGTAAGCATGAATGGGTTTACCAACTGATCATAGTGACAATTATAGctattttttttgctactttgtATTGTCTTTAATGCAATCGCAGCAGTGATAATACAAATGTAGTCATAGTTCAGGATAATTATAAAAGCAAATGACTATCAACGAGGGAGTGATGCATGTTCCTGTCAACTTTGGTAAGAGGGTGATCCTTTTGTTTGCTACATTTACATCATAGTATAGATTGTAGCTTTAATTAAGTGgaatattagtattattattatcaatatgtTTGCTCAAAGATTGCTGTTTGGtgtaaaaaaacaccagacactATTTTCAAAAGGCAATTTGTGTTATGATATTGATATAGGCTTGATGCTGCGTGACTGTGTCATATTTTAGACTacatatttgttgttgttgttacagaGACATTCTttttcgtcttcttcttctttatattATCATTGTGCTTTTTCCTCTGCTGACTATCTAATATGAATATCCCTGAAGAGCACAGATGGGTTAATGGCATTAAAGTCGTAAAGTTGTCTAAGAGAGACCTCTAGTGGTGGAGAATCAGACCTTAGTTGTGCAGGGAGCACAAAGCATGCTCGGAGAAAATATTTGAATTCTCATTATAGAATTCCAATGAGACATTATGCATAGAAGCTAAATTGTGACTTAAACTTGTGTTATCTTGTATAGGCCTTTAAACTCAAAGTACCACAACAaccactgtgtaattgtcttaaatatattaattatttcttttttttaaatatttttatgagagctacaagttcttttaatatggtcatggagcatatatataatgtatatttgtattctgggggtatcgttcctatgcagagggtagtttagtttatttattgactacactgagggcgttttatattttaataatttatttatttatagtgttgagttgaatgtgctacttattttgtactgtaatcaCCTTGTGcctttttctaccttttttcttttcttaaagctgactcggtgtaaactgctcagaattccaatgtacttattataggtgcaaatggcaaataaaactcttgaatcttgaaacgacaatgatgatgatgatgatgatgatgatgatagtaataataattttaataatacattttatttggtggtgcctttcaagacacccaaggacaccttacaaagataaaatTAAACATAGACAGTGACAACAATGGTTTTTAGTCGGTGTTCAGCAGGAAAATGGGGACATTGACAAAATACCTGAGATCATAAAGAAAATGATGATGCTCATCAGATCACACTTGATGGTTCTACACATCTGACATATTATAGTCAAAACTAAATATTCCACTGCAAattcaaaatgcaaataaaatccAACAGGTCTAAAGATGATAATATGTACATGTACAGGCAGCTTTTTAAGATCAGACAGTGCTGATGACTAACACTGTTATTTGATGGAAAATGGAACAAAACAAGTCATGCAACATCAATACAGCAATACAGTGGCAAGGCTACCCAAATCAAAACATGTCATATGTTATATGATGTCCATACCATATAACATAATCTGCCCTCCACCTCCTACATGACGAAACTGGAGGTGGCATCAGAGGACCTGGACATAGCTGAGCTCTTCCTGTGTGAGCTATGGGACCAATCTCTGGTGAAGGGAAGGTGCATCCATTTCCTCAGCAGCTGCAAGACTCGTTTCATGAACTTTTGCCCCACAAAGGCGTATATGATGGGGTTCAGGCAGCAGTGAGTGTAAGCAAAGGTCTCGGTCACTGTTACCGACAGCTCTACATCTTTTTCCACGTCACAACCGCTCTGTAACATCCCTTTAGATTTCAGAAACTGCAAGAAAAGGGAAATGTTATATGGGGCCCAGAATAAGAAAAAGGCGACCACTATGGAGATGATCAGCTTGACGACGCGGTGCCTCTTTGCACTCCTCATGTTCAACAGTATGGGGATGATCCTGGAGTAGCAAACTATCATCACCAACAAGGGGATCACGAGACCCAATACAGATATTGTGAAGGTGTCGTACAGCTTCCAGGCTTCGTTTTCCGGGTCTAATGTACAAGCCAGCCCGTGAGACTTGTTTGTCACCTTTGTGAAGATAACATTcggcagagagacacacaagctCAGCATCCAGACGAACACGGACAGAGCGACGCCTGTCCTCAGAGTGCGATATCGTGCCACCTTGTGGGTGTGCACGATGACCACGTAGCGGTCCAGCGTCATGACAACCATAAAGAAGATGCTGCTGAAGAACCCGATGCTATAGGAGCCAGAGGTGAAACGGCACATGAAGTCTCCTAAAGTCCACTGGCCGACCACGGCGTAGTGAGAGTAGAAAGGCAGCgtgaggacgaagaggaggtcTGAGAGAGCCAGGTTGAAGAGGCAGATGTCTGTCAAGTTGGTCTGGTTGCAGTGCTTCACCAGGACACACACCACAAGGCCATTGCCTTGAGAGTAGGGCGGAAAGAAACCTGTTAAATATGTCAGATTGCTATGCATCATATGTAAAGTAATGGTTTCGCTTACtgactcgctctctctctctttgtcacacacacacaaacacgtacgTACCTATGAAGCCGAGGATGAAAACCAAACTATAGAGAGTGGGCAGAAACACCTGggcaaatttcttcaaatcaGTGTTGCTGTAAGGAGCGAAGCCTGGACCGTCTTCATCATAATACTCTCCATAATCATTGGTGGTGGTGGCATTTCCTCCATCTGCAGaaagatatatacatatacatatattacattttatttcaagaTTTACAACATCTAACCTTATTTTAGATTTGATCCCTGCACATGTGGCCTACATTTAATGGGCCAGCAGGTTGCATGGAAACACATGCTGTCAGTGGATGTGAATGGGATTTAGTTTTTGGTGCTCAGAGCATTGAAAAATGGCATTAATGGGTTGGGTAGCTGTTactcagtgggtagagcgggtcgcccTTTAACCACACGGTTGTGGGTTATATCCCCAGCGTCTcctgtcgaagtgtccttgatcgagacactgaaccccaacttgctccctgggcgctttacagcagcccactgctcttcactgcttaggatgggttaaatgcagaggtcaaatttcgtGTACTTGTATGTGGTACTTGTAATGAAATTGATGTTAACAATTTTTAGTTTAAATACAACTTCAAATCAATAAGTACAACATGAAACAACAACCTAGTTGACCCTGCCAAACTGACCCTGCTGACCTGCTCTGGAGGTCCCTGACGGTGCCCCTGTTGTGCCTCGCCATCGGTGGACGGGGCTGTGCCGCCCCTGACTCTATCGTTGttataactgttattattagtctaattattattagaatTAATTATGTTCCTTgctcatttatttagttatttcctTCCCTATGCTTCCCCTTAGTTAGCCTTAGTTAACTACttactaatttttttaaatttttttttaaaatttttgtatttatttgtgtatgctgtatgtgtatgtatatgtatatgtatatgtgcatgtatatgtatgtatatatatattattttttttattattaacctctcctctctccatgtaTCCAGCCTATAGACCCCACCCCAAGGCACATGCTCGTATGCACGCTATCGCGCAAACACACCGAAATGTGCTAACTGGCCTGTCTTCACTGTTCTTATCATCCTCTTGTTGTTGTGTTAACGTATTGTCTTTTgtcttgcattaaaaaaaaggctaGCCTTTAACAAGCCTTTAACAAGGCTACATCATCTCTGCCGTTTTCATAGGGACCGTTTTTTTGGCAGAAATAGTTCTGTTGAAAGCTGTTCACCGTGAAATGTGTGGTTATTCATCAAACGGGGCTTCtgcaaatgtctttttttttttaaattctgttGAGCACCACGAACAAAATTCCATTTAACTCCACTGTGTTGGTGTATGGACACAAATATCAGAGACGGACAtcacaaaataaaaccaaattgataaaataaaattaaccAAATCTATCTGCACGGATTGTCATGCAGTGAGTAAGTATGATCATTTGCAATTTGGGTGAATAAACTCACAGTCAATTGATAATGCAGGTTATTATTCCCCCTGCTGGTCTTCACAGGTAACTTACTCCCTTACATTtgtcacacatgcacattaaTCTACAAGGGGTAGACAAAATAATCTAAACATTGTATGAAAAAGAACTTGAATGTATATCACCAGTGCAAACACTGGGGTCAAGTTGCTCAAATGAGGTTGCATGCCTGTATACTGTCCATCATCATAGATGTGTTCCACATATACACTTATTTTGGATATATCATTTTGAGTAATGCAGATTTGAATTCCTTTGAACTGTTTTGCTCTGTTTTGTAGTTCATACATGTTTGAAAGCTATGTGTTCGATGAATACAAATAGCTACCCTATAGttcttcattcattcacaatTTTAACATGATGAAATAAAGTAATCCCAAGACTTCCAAATGAAAACCCCCAAAAATGATTAATTGTATTGCATTACAGTGTTTGCATTTAAGTGGAAAATGGACATAAAACTGACAGCAATGTATTAAGCCTCGGGCATTACAAATGATCACACAAATATTTCATCAAGAAGTCAATAATACATTCACATCtacacacatatacatcacGCAAAACATGTACAGCTGTCAAAATGCATTCACCTGACATGGTGATATCTCAGTGTCTCAGATGCCTTTTCCTGTCAGGTAGTGGCTGGACTTCAGGCTCCTTATTTCTCTGTCCAGATCTTTATGGACACAATGTCCTCAATGAGCACCTGTATGTATGAACTAACTGTCCTTCAGTCTGCATTTCACTATTAATGAGTTCCTGAGAAACAGAAATGCAGCTGTCATTTCCTGTACGTCCCTAAATGTGACTTCAAGATCTTTATCAGGGGCTCACAAAATGCATGCTAGAGATCTAGCAGAGAGCCAAAAATAACCCAACAGACACCCACATCACACCAAAACACATACTCATTTGGACACAAGCATGTCAGACTTTCACACCTACATTAAAATTATTTCATCTTAAGGGCTCAACCtatattttttatcatataGATTCATATAAAAAGTGAAGAGTTTGAGTATTTGATGAAACGTAAGCATGAATGGGTTTACCAACTAATCATAGTGACAATTATAGCTATTTTTTTGCAACTTTGTATTGTCTTTAATGCAATTGCAGCAGTGATAATACAAATTTGGTCATAGTTCAGGATAATTATAAAAGCATATGACTATCAACGAGGGAGTGATGCACGTTCCTGTCAACTTTGGTAACAGGGTGATCCTTTTGTTTGCTACATTTACATCATAGTATAGATTGTAGCTTTAATTAAGtggaacattattattattattattatcaatgtgTTTGCTCAAAGATTGCTGTttggtgcaaaaaaaacaccagacattATTTTCAAAAGGCAATTTGTGTTATGATATTGATATAGGCTTGATGCTGCGTGACTGTGTCATATTTTAGacatatttgttgttgttacagagacattctttttcttcttcttcttcttcgagTTCTTATTATCATTGTGCTTTTTCCTCTGCTGACTATCTAATATGAATATCCCTGAAGAGCACAGATGGGTTAATGGCATTAAAGTCGTAGAGTTGTCTAAGAGAGACCTCTAGTGGTGGAGAATCAGACCTTAGTTGTGCAGGGAGCACAAAGCATGCTGGGAGAAAATATTTGAATTCTCATTATAAAATTTCAATGAGACATTATGCATAGAAGCTAAATTGTGACTTAAACTTGTGTTATCTTGTATAGGCCTTTAAACTCAAAGTACCACAACAaccactgtgtaattgtcttaaatatattaattatttcttctttttttttatatttctttagaGCTACAAGTTATTTTAATATGGTCAGGGagcatatatataatgtatatttgtattctgggggtatcgttcctatgcagagggtagtttagtttatttattgactacacttagggcgttttatattttaataatttatttatttattgtgttgagttgaatgtgctacttattttgtactgtaatcaCCTTGTGcctttttctacctttttttcttttcttaaagctgactcggtgtaaactgctcagaattccaatgtacttattataggtgcaaatggcaaatttGATGatagtaataacaataataataataaattttatttggtggcgcctttcaaaacacccaaggacaccttacaaagataaaattaaacatagacagataaaaacaactggacatgacagagacacatTTATGCAGACACGTATGATGAACTGATGGACACTAcagagagtaggccagtttgaacaggtgggttttgaagagggatttgaatgatgtgatagTACTACTAAGTAGcctactaataatactaacaacaacaacaacaacaacaatgtctCTTAACTTAGATGTGTATCAATCTATTTCCAGCCCTGAAGCCTGATTTGATGGActttttatgtgcatgtgtctctgtgtgtctctgtgtgtattgGTGCTGTCGCTCTCCAGCTGGCGCTCACTGAATTCCCAGTGAGGATGATTGACGTGCGCTCTTCTGAAGGAGGCGGGCCTAGAGAGCTGCGTCAAGTTAGACTAGACACAGCTGCAAGAGACAGGAAACCATGTAGCAttaccttcaaaataaaagagcgGACGCTCTCGGGAGGCGTTATAGAGGCAGTTAGACTAACTGCATGTTTTGCACGTTATGTATACACACATGAAATCATGTCATGTAAACGGATTAACTAgaacaggggtctgcaacctgcggctccagagccacatgcagctctttagctcctctccagtggctccctgtggatttttaaaaatggaaatgaataactgtttttttgtttacattttcatttttatttctttttgttgtCCATGGTacgtattatgagaataaagtcataatattataaagtagtaattttacatgttttttctttttctctcgtaaagttatgactttattctcgtaatattatgactttttttcctcgtaaagttatgactttattctcgtaatattacgacttttttctagtaaagttattacattattctcgtaatattacgacttttttctagtaaagttatgactttattctcgtaatattacgactttttttaccatgaagttctgactttattctcgtaatattacgacttttttctggtgaagttatgacttgattctcgaaatattacgacttttttctcgtaaagttatgactttattctcgtaaagttatgactttattctcgtaatattacgacattttttctcgtaaagttatgactttattttcgtaatgttacaacttttttctcgtaataatatgactgtattctggaaatctccgattttttcccctcaatgtggccctaatactccgtagtgcATTTACATTtggtccctcactgcattagacttatatactatatacttaaactataaactgtgttaccttcatcccaatgctcaaatgttttgcggctccagacagattttatttaaatttttttgtctaaaatggctcttttgatagtaaaggttccCGACCCCTGGTTTAgacagaaaagggaaaaaaagaaaagaatcttCTTGAAATGCGATTTCGTTTATGAACTCTTATTTTGAAACGTCATTCCCGGAAGTTCAACTTATACATTCAGTTGCCTTGACAACGCTCAAGAGAAAATCAGCCGGGAGAACTA is a window encoding:
- the LOC141779422 gene encoding C-C chemokine receptor type 5-like; this encodes MSVGYDATTTNDYGEYYGEEGLGFAPCSNTDLKKFAQVFLPTLYSLVFILGFIGNGLVVCVLVKHRNQTNLTDICLFNLALSDLLFVLTLPFYSHYAVVGQWTFGDFMCRFTSGSHSIGFFSSIFFMVVMTLDRYVVIVHTHKVARHRTLRAGVALSVFVWMLSLCVSLPNVVFTKVTNKSHGLDCTYDPENEAWKLYDTFTIHVLGLVIPLLVMIVCYSRIIPILLNMRSAKKHRVVKLIISIVVAFFLFWAPFNISLFLLFLKSKGMLQSNCDVEANVKLSVTVTETFAYTHCCLNPIIYAFVGQKFMKRVLQLLRKWMHLPFTRAWSHSSHRKSSVMSRSSDATSSFVM
- the LOC141779423 gene encoding C-C chemokine receptor type 5-like yields the protein MSDGGNATTTNDYGEYYDEDGPGFAPYSNTDLKKFAQVFLPTLYSLVFILGFIGNGLVVCVLVKHCNQTNLTDICLFNLALSDLLFVLTLPFYSHYAVVGQWTLGDFMCRFTSGSYSIGFFSSIFFMVVMTLDRYVVIVHTHKVARYRTLRTGVALSVFVWMLSLCVSLPNVIFTKVTNKSHGLACTLDPENEAWKLYDTFTISVLGLVIPLLVMIVCYSRIIPILLNMRSAKRHRVVKLIISIVVAFFLFWAPYNISLFLQFLKSKGMLQSGCDVEKDVELSVTVTETFAYTHCCLNPIIYAFVGQKFMKRVLQLLRKWMHLPFTRDWSHSSHRKSSAMSRSSDATSSFVM